The Lactuca sativa cultivar Salinas chromosome 2, Lsat_Salinas_v11, whole genome shotgun sequence genome includes a window with the following:
- the LOC111888671 gene encoding F-box protein At2g32560, giving the protein MLFIFVTCFSFILFFKYSLPIKPLPSRAYDMRLLSFHHWKDLYTLFPSIKLLKKTLLFMFSAKGIIKKNNITRNSENMTTSEADENENEMSVLDLPNLALECILEKLEPDGLCKMACVCSYLRDMCLSDHLWEDHMKKRWGRVIGDVAYKEWQSHIASKKQSNYFLDGENRRGLLGYLCKLWPVILLKSSSITYGDSKKIKLSSQPPIDSIVSCYRALQTGKFWFPAQVFNRENGHVGFMLSCYDADLSYDSHTDTFQARYPPHGRRAAAIETGVTWDRLRAPPVDNSPHDLHISDCLIDLRPKDHIEIQWRRNKQFPYGWWYGVVGHLEACDGNHTYCHCHENDTVVLEFNQYAPGSRWRHTMINRKEHREEGNEADGFYGGIRKLNRKDEISMWEQFWPAEILE; this is encoded by the exons atgctttttatcTTCGTTACTTGCTTCTCTTTCATCCTCTTTTTTAAATACTCTCTTCCCATCAAACCACTTCCTTCGAGGGCCTATGATATGAGGTTACTCTCTTTCCATCACTGGAAAGATTTGTACACCCTTTTCCCATCTATTAAGCTCTTGAAGAAGACCCTCTTGTTTATGTTTTCAGCAAAGGGTATTATCAAAAAGAATAATATCACAAGAAACTCCGAAAATATGACAACATCAGAGGCGGATGAGAATGAGAATGAGATGTCTGTGTTGGATTTGCCTAATTTGGCATTGGAATGCATACTTGAAAAGCTTGAACCCGATGGGCTTTGTAAAATGGCTTGTGTTTGTAGCTATTTAAGAGATATGTGTTTGAGTGATCACCTTTGGGAAGATCATATGAAGAAAAGATGGGGTAGAGTGATTGGTGACGTGGCTTACAAAGAATGGCAATCGCATATTGCTTCTAAAAAGCAATCGAATTACTTTCTTGATGGTGAAAATCGAAGAGGGTTATTGGGTTATTTGTGTAAACTTTGGCCTGTTATTTTACTTAAATCTAGCTCTATTACTTATGGTGATAGCAAGAAAATAAAGCTTTCTTCTCAACCTCCCATTGATTCCATAGTTTCATGCTATCGTGCGCTTCAGACTGGAAAGTTTTGGTTCCCTGCTCAGGTCTTCAATCGTGAG AATGGGCATGTTGGGTTCATGCTATCTTGctatgatgctgaccttagttaTGATTCTCATACAGATACATTCCAGGCTAG ATACCCACCTCATGGGAGGAGGGCAGCAGCAATAGAGACAGGTGTCACATGGGATAGGCTGCGGGCCCCACCTGTTGATAATTCACCTCATGATCTTCATATTTCAGATTGTTTGATTGATTTACGCCCAAAAGATCACATTGAGATTCAATGGAGAAGGAACAAACAGTTTCCTTATG GTTGGTGGTATGGTGTTGTAGGCCACTTAGAAGCATGTGATGGTAATCACACTTATTGCCATTGCCATGAAAATg ATACTGTGGTGTTGGAGTTCAATCAATATGCTCCTGGATCACGATGGAGACATACGATGATAAACAGGAAAGAGCATCGTGAGGAAGGAAACGAGGCAGATGGGTTTTATGGAGGAATCAGAAAACTAAATCGTAAAGATGAGATTTCAATGTGGGAACAATTTTGGCCTGCTGAAATCTTGGAATAA
- the LOC111888673 gene encoding uncharacterized protein LOC111888673: MDSLSLPPFYLSAPTTPGGCSPQNLRFYSTRSSPLHQVGDRKTIDDEFDFGCSRRLDDGWSPSISTTAFADELFCNGKVLPLKLPPRLQRSVPTSPTAARSRTRSPFPHRCKWNDDFDPFMIALEKVSEEPGRRTSVHRRSRSYSPFRARNISRTIESDQKELTISMIKNQSQMDRIIEPVNPLKNTSESTTCTESKMGKMKSILLRYASRKKEINRKREIVTLWKVSYFKNWRKKEAMESKMGIKYKLLQTISDRIGIRH; this comes from the coding sequence ATGGACTCGCTTTCCCTTCCTCCCTTCTACCTTAGCGCACCCACAACTCCCGGTGGTTGCAGCCCACAAAATCTCCGATTCTACAGCACAAGATCAAGCCCACTCCACCAAGTCGGTGATCGGAAAACCATCGACGACGAGTTTGATTTCGGTTGTAGTCGGAGATTAGATGATGGATGGTCACCATCGATTTCCACCACCGCGTTTGCCGATGAACTTTTCTGCAACGGTAAAGTTTTGCCCTTAAAACTCCCTCCCCGCCTCCAGCGCTCAGTTCCCACGTCGCCGACGGCCGCTAGGTCACGCACAAGAAGCCCATTTCCTCACCGGTGCAAATGGAACGACGATTTTGATCCTTTCATGATTGCGTTAGAAAAAGTTAGCGAAGAACCAGGTAGAAGGACGAGCGTTCATCGGCGATCTCGTTCATATTCACCGTTTAGGGCTCGTAACATTTCACGCACCATAGAATCGGACCAAAAGGAATTAACCATAAGCATGATCAAGAATCAAAGCCAAATGGATCGAATCATCGAACCTGTGAATCCATTGAAGAACACAAGTGAATCGACCACCTGTACGGAATCAAAGATGGGGAAAATGAAATCAATTTTGCTCAGGTATGCTTCTCGAAAGAAGGAAATCAACAGAAAAAGAGAAATCGTTACGTTATGGAAAGTAAGTTACTTCAAGAACTGGAGGAAGAAAGAAGCGATGGAATCCAAAATGGGTATCAAATATAAGTTACTTCAAACGATTAGCGACAGAATTGGAATCCGTCATTAA